One part of the Solea solea chromosome 16, fSolSol10.1, whole genome shotgun sequence genome encodes these proteins:
- the gys1 gene encoding glycogen [starch] synthase, muscle: MPLVRSLSVTSLPGMEDWDEEFELEDAVLFEIAWEVANKVGGIYTVIQTKARLTAEEWGENYFLVGPYVENNVRTQVELIEPTNPTLKQTIDKMNSSGCKVYFGRWLIEGSPYVVLIDVGFTAWSLDAWKSELWDLCDIGVPWFDREANDAVLFGFLTAWLLGEFAAQSEEPPHIVAHFHEWLAGLGLVLCRHRKLPVATVFTTHATLLGRYLCAGNVDFYNNLGKFNLDKEAGDRQIYHRYCLERAAAHCAHVFTTVSQITAIEAEYLLKRKPDIVTPNGLNVKKFSAMHEFQNLHAQSKNRIQEFIRGHFYGHLDFNLDKCLFLFIAGRYEFSNKGADIFLEALARLNYLLRVNQSDVTVVAFFIMPARTNNFNVETLKGQAVRKQLWDTAHTVKERFGKKLYESILVGQLPDVSKMLDKEDFTLMKRAIFATQRQSQPPVCTHNMLDDGSDPILNSVRRIGLFNSSSDRVKIIFHPEFLSSTSPLLPMDYEEFVRGCHLGVFPSYYEPWGYTPAECTVMGIPSISTNLSGFGCFMDEHIADPTAYGIYILDRRFRGVDESCHQLTSFLFQFCKQSRRQRIIQRNRTERLSDLLDWKYLGRYYVAARHMALAKAFPDFYLYEPHEPTSATGFRYPRPASVPPSPALSRHSSPRQSEGEDNADDDEQYDEDLEAEKDRVNIRQPLNMSTKTPLIYMGSGNSSAASSEKN; encoded by the exons ATGCCGCTGGTTCGCAGCCTGTCTGTCACGTCCCTCCCTGGGATGGAGGATTGGGACGAGGAGTTTGAATTGGAGGACGCAGTTCTTTTTGAGATTGCCTGGGAGGTCGCTAACAaag TTGGAGGCATCTACACCGTCATCCAAACCAAAGCCCGCCTGACCGCAGAGGAATGGGGGGAGAACTATTTCCTGGTCGGTCCGTACGTGGAAAACAACGTGCGCACTCAGGTGGAGCTGATTGAGCCGACCAACCCCACCCTGAAGCAAACCATTGACAAGATGAACTCCAGTGGGTGTAAG GTCTACTTTGGCCGCTGGCTTATTGAAGGCAGTCCCtatgttgttttgattgatgTTGGGTTCACTGCGTGGTCTCTGGACGCCTGGAAGAGTGAGCTTTGGGATCTATGTGACATCGGCGTGCCTTGGTTCGACCGCGAGGCCAACGATGCTGTGCTGTTTGGGTTCCTGACAGCCTGGCTGCTGGGAGAG TTCGCAGCTCAGAGTGAGGAGCCTCCACACATTGTGGCCCATTTCCATGAGTGGCTGGCCGGCCTGGGCCTGGTGTTGTGCAGACACAGAAAACTGCCTGTTGCAACCGTCTTCACTACTCACGCTACACTGCTGGGGCGATACTTGTGTGCAGGAAACGTGGACTTCTATAACAATCTTGGAAAG TTTAACCTGGATAAAGAGGCAGGCGACAGACAGATCTACCATCGCTACTGTTTAGAGCGGGCGGCTGCTCACTGTGCTCACGTCTTCAccactgtgtcacaaataacaGCCATCGAGGCGGAGTATCTGTTGAAGAGGAAGCCAG ACATCGTTACTCCCAACGGTCTCAATGTGAAAAAGTTCTCAGCCATGCACGAGTTTCAAAATCTCCACGCTCAGAGCAAGAATCGCATTCAGGAGTTCATCAGAGGACATTTCTACGG GCACCTTGACTTCAACCTGGACAAGTGTTTGTTCCTTTTCATAGCCGGGAGGTACGAGTTCTCCAACAAAGGAGCCGATATCTTCCTGGAAGCTTTAGCGAGACTCAACTATCTACTGAGA GTGAACCAAAGTGACGTAACCGTCGTCGCATTCTTCATCATGCCAGCCCGGACGAACAACTTCAACGTGGAGACATTAAAGGGCCAGGCAGTCAGAAAACAGCTCTG GGACACTGCTCACACGGTGAAGGAACGCTTCGGAAAGAAACTTTACGAGTCAATTCTAGT tgGGCAGCTGCCAGATGTATCAAAGATGCTGGACAAAGAGGATTTCACCCTAATGAAGCGTGCCATCTTTGCAACCCAGAGACAGAGCCAGCCTCCAGTCTGCACCCATAACATGCTGGATGACGGCAGTGACCCCATCCTCAACTCTGTCCGCCGCATCGGCCTTTTCAACAGCTCTTCTGATCGCGTCAAG ATAATCTTCCATCCAGAGTTCCTATCATCCACCTCTCCTTTACTTCCGATGGATTATGAGGAGTTTGTTAGAGGCTGCCACCTTGGTGTCTTTCCCTCTTACTATGAGCCTTGGGGCTACACACCCG CTGAGTGCACAGTCATGGGAATCCCGTCAATCTCCACTAACCTGTCGGGCTTTGGCTGTTTCATGGATGAACACATAGCAGACCCCACAGCGTATG GGATCTACATCCTGGACAGGCGGTTCCGGGGGGTCGACGAGTCGTGTCACCAGCTCACCTCCTTCCTGTTTCAGTTCTGCAAGCAGAGTCGCCGGCAGCGGATTATCCAGAGGAACCGCACTGAGCGCCTGAGTGACCTTCTGGACTGGAAATACCTCGGCAGG TATTATGTGGCTGCTCGTCATATGGCCCTGGCCAAAGCCTTCCCTGACTTTTACTTGTATGAGCCTCATGAGCCCACCTCA GCCACAGGCTTCCGTTACCCTCGACCTGCCTCCGTGCCACCATCTCCTGCTCTGTCCCGCCACTCGTCTCCGCGCCAGAGCGAGGGTGAGGACAACGCCGACGACGACGAGCAGTATGATGAGGATCTGGAGGCAGAGAAGGACCGGGTGAACATCCGCCAGCCCTTAAACATGTCTACGAAGACCCCTCTTATCTACATGGGAAGCGGGAACAGCAGCGCTGCCTCAAGCGAGAAAAATTGA
- the kcnj12b gene encoding ATP-sensitive inward rectifier potassium channel 12 isoform X1, whose amino-acid sequence MSVGRAHQQSFVSCEEEGLRLSTMPAVGSFGNGKIHTRRKYHGRFVSKTGQCNVHFSNMGEKSQRYMSDIFTTCVDIRWRYMFLLFSLVFVVSWLTFGLAFWVIGLLHGDMERRSEDDGFIPCVMQVNTFVAAFLFSIETQTTIGYGARCVTEECPAAVFMVVFQSIMGCIIDAFMIGAIMAKMARPKKRAQTLLFSHNAVIALRDGKLCLMFRVANLRKSHIVEAHVRAQLVKPRITEEGEYIPLDQIDMNVGYDKGIDRLFLVAPITIIHEIDEESPLFGISKQDLEISDFEIVIILEGMVEATAMTTQARTSYLSSEILWGHRFEPIVFEEKSRYRIDYAYFHKTFEVPSTPRCSAREMEERKFPTSGANSFCYENELAFISRDEEEEDGKEEDREYSSMLVNALTPPRGEQMSSDRESEM is encoded by the coding sequence ATGAGTGTGGGAAGGGCCCACCAGCAAAGCTTTGTGTCCTGTGAGGAAGAAGGCCTGAGACTAAGTACCATGCCTGCTGTGGGCAGCTTTGGCAACGGCAAGATTCACACGAGACGCAAATACCATGGCCGGTTTGTCAGCAAGACCGGACAGTGCAACGTCCACTTCTCAAACATGGGGGAGAAGTCGCAGCGGTACATGTCGGACATTTTCACAACGTGTGTGGACATCCGCTGGCGATACATGTTCCTGCTGTTCAGCCTGGTGTTCGTGGTGTCCTGGTTAACGTTTGGCTTGGCGTTCTGGGTCATCGGCCTTCTACATGGGGACATGGAGCGTCGCAGTGAGGACGACGGTTTTATTCCTTGTGTCATGCAGGTCAACACCTTCGTGGCAGCCTTCTTGTTCTCTATTGAGACCCAGACGACTATTGGCTATGGTGCGCGCTGTGTGACAGAGGAATGCCCCGCTGCTGTGTTCATGGTGGTCTTTCAGTCCATCATGGGCTGCATCATCGATGCCTTCATGATTGGCGCAATCATGGCCAAGATGGCGAGGCCCAAAAAGCGAGCTCAGACTCTGCTGTTCAGCCACAACGCCGTCATCGCTTTACGTGACGGCAAGCTGTGCCTCATGTTTCGGGTTGCAAATCTAAGGAAGAGCCACATTGTGGAAGCGCATGTGCGCGCCCAACTGGTCAAACCCCGTATCACAGAGGAGGGCGAGTACATCCCCCTGGATCAGATTGACATGAACGTGGGCTACGACAAAGGCATAGACCGCCTTTTCCTGGTTGCCCCCATCACTATAATACATGAGATTGATGAAGAAAGTCCACTGTTTGGCATCAGCAAGCAAGACCTGGAAATATCTGACTTTGAGATAGTAATTATACTTGAAGGGATGGTGGAGGCCACAGCCATGACGACACAGGCTCGCACCTCCTACCTGTCCTCTGAGATTTTGTGGGGCCACCGCTTTGAGCCCATCGTCTTTGAGGAGAAGAGCCGCTACAGGATAGATTACGCCTACTTTCACAAAACGTTTGAAGTACCATCCACACCCAGGTGCAGTGCAAGGGAAATGGAGGAGAGAAAATTCCCAACATCTGGTGCCAACTCCTTCTGCTATGAGAACGAGCTGGCCTTCATCAGCAGggacgaggaggaagaagatgggAAAGAGGAAGACAGGGAATATTCATCGATGCTGGTGAATGCACTGACTCCTCCTCGAGGTGAGCAAATGTCCTCTGATAGAGAATCCGAGATGTAA
- the kcnj12b gene encoding ATP-sensitive inward rectifier potassium channel 12 isoform X2: MSVGRAHQQSFVSCEEEGLRLSTMPAVGSFGNGKIHTRRKYHGRFVSKTGQCNVHFSNMGEKSQRYMSDIFTTCVDIRWRYMFLLFSLVFVVSWLTFGLAFWVIGLLHGDMERRSEDDGFIPCVMQVNTFVAAFLFSIETQTTIGYGARCVTEECPAAVFMVVFQSIMGCIIDAFMIGAIMAKMARPKKRAQTLLFSHNAVIALRDGKLCLMFRVANLRKSHIVEAHVRAQLVKPRITEEGEYIPLDQIDMNVGYDKGIDRLFLVAPITIIHEIDEESPLFGISKQDLEISDFEIVIILEGMVEATAMTTQARTSYLSSEILWGHRFEPIVFEEKSRYRIDYAYFHKTFEVPSTPRCSAREMEERKFPTSGANSFCYENELAFISRDEEEEDGKEEDREYSSMLSNAVVL; this comes from the exons ATGAGTGTGGGAAGGGCCCACCAGCAAAGCTTTGTGTCCTGTGAGGAAGAAGGCCTGAGACTAAGTACCATGCCTGCTGTGGGCAGCTTTGGCAACGGCAAGATTCACACGAGACGCAAATACCATGGCCGGTTTGTCAGCAAGACCGGACAGTGCAACGTCCACTTCTCAAACATGGGGGAGAAGTCGCAGCGGTACATGTCGGACATTTTCACAACGTGTGTGGACATCCGCTGGCGATACATGTTCCTGCTGTTCAGCCTGGTGTTCGTGGTGTCCTGGTTAACGTTTGGCTTGGCGTTCTGGGTCATCGGCCTTCTACATGGGGACATGGAGCGTCGCAGTGAGGACGACGGTTTTATTCCTTGTGTCATGCAGGTCAACACCTTCGTGGCAGCCTTCTTGTTCTCTATTGAGACCCAGACGACTATTGGCTATGGTGCGCGCTGTGTGACAGAGGAATGCCCCGCTGCTGTGTTCATGGTGGTCTTTCAGTCCATCATGGGCTGCATCATCGATGCCTTCATGATTGGCGCAATCATGGCCAAGATGGCGAGGCCCAAAAAGCGAGCTCAGACTCTGCTGTTCAGCCACAACGCCGTCATCGCTTTACGTGACGGCAAGCTGTGCCTCATGTTTCGGGTTGCAAATCTAAGGAAGAGCCACATTGTGGAAGCGCATGTGCGCGCCCAACTGGTCAAACCCCGTATCACAGAGGAGGGCGAGTACATCCCCCTGGATCAGATTGACATGAACGTGGGCTACGACAAAGGCATAGACCGCCTTTTCCTGGTTGCCCCCATCACTATAATACATGAGATTGATGAAGAAAGTCCACTGTTTGGCATCAGCAAGCAAGACCTGGAAATATCTGACTTTGAGATAGTAATTATACTTGAAGGGATGGTGGAGGCCACAGCCATGACGACACAGGCTCGCACCTCCTACCTGTCCTCTGAGATTTTGTGGGGCCACCGCTTTGAGCCCATCGTCTTTGAGGAGAAGAGCCGCTACAGGATAGATTACGCCTACTTTCACAAAACGTTTGAAGTACCATCCACACCCAGGTGCAGTGCAAGGGAAATGGAGGAGAGAAAATTCCCAACATCTGGTGCCAACTCCTTCTGCTATGAGAACGAGCTGGCCTTCATCAGCAGggacgaggaggaagaagatgggAAAGAGGAAGACAGGGAATATTCATCGATGCTG AGCAATGCAGTTGTCTTGTGA
- the aspdh gene encoding aspartate dehydrogenase domain-containing protein: MAAGSSLLRIGVVGYGHLGQYLVERILKDGAALGLTLAFVWNRNPTKLTGLLPDELILSELSRFADRSCDVIVEVCHPQIVKEFGQHFLSQSHFMVGSPSALSDPDLNMRLRQAAQQYGRTLYVPTGALWGGQDIQRLNDSGALKALFIRMSKHPSCFRLTGDVLSGWTEGEGRRVLFRGSVAELCPLAPNNVNTMAAAAVAAGTLGFTGVQGEIVSDTALSDYHVVEVEVTGPDGFTVHAVRRNPARLGAVTGNATYNSFWNSLLTCKGHGGRVYLC; this comes from the exons ATGGCAGCCGGCTCTTCTTTGCTGAGGATTGGAGTTGTAGGATATGGACATTTAG ggcAGTACCTGGTGGAGAGGATCCTTAAAGATGGAGCTGCTCTTGGTTTGACTCTGGCTTTTGTTTGGAACAGAAATCCTACGAAGCTCACGGGCTTACTTCCTGATGAACTCATACTTAGTGAATTATCTCGTTTTGCAGACAG GAGTTGTGATGTGATTGTAGAAGTGTGCCATCCTCAGATAGTGAAAGAATTTGGCCAACACTTCCTGTCTCAGTCTCATTTCATG GTGggctctccctctgctctctctgatCCTGACCTGAACATGAGGCTACGTCAGGCGGCTCAGCAGTATGGCAGGACACTCTATGTTCCCACAGGTGCATTGTGGGGAGGCCAGGACATCCAGAGGCTGAATGATAGTGGAGCCTTAAAG GCTTTGTTCATCAGGATGTCCAAACATCCCTCCTGTTTCCGGCTGACAGGAGACGTCCTCTCTGGCTGGACAGAGGGAGAAGGCAGGCGGGTTTTATTCAGAGGCTCAGTGGCAGAGTTGTGCCCACTTGCTCCAAACAACGTAAACACcatggcggcggcggcggtggcagcAGGAACACTCGGCTTTACTGGGGTTCAGGGAGAGATCGTGTCTGACACGGC GTTAAGCGACTATcatgtggtggaggtggaggtaaCGGGGCCTGATGGCTTCACAGTACACGCGGTGAGGAGAAACCCAGCCAGACTTGGAGCTGTGACTGGCAATGCAACTTACAACTCCTTCTGGAACAGTTTGCTCA CTTGCAAAGGTCACGGGGGACGAGTTTACTTGTGCTGA
- the tufm gene encoding elongation factor Tu, mitochondrial, with amino-acid sequence MAALMGVRACFSALQLSSPSLLHSSFRLCAVPLSHRTFATVVKKTFSRDKPHVNVGTIGHVDHGKTTLTAAITKVLADAGGANYKKYEDIDNAPEEKARGITINASHVEYSTANRHYAHTDCPGHADYVKNMITGTAQMDGCILVVAGTDGQMPQTREHLLLARQIGVEHVVVFINKADVVEDKEMLELVEIEIRELLTEFGYDGENTPVVIGSALCALENREPELGVNAVMKLLEIVDSYVPLPKRELDKPFLLPIEGVFSIPGRGTVVSGTLERGLIKKGDDCEFVGHNRCLKSVVTAIEMFHKSLDRAEGGDNLGALVRGLKREDVRRGMVMCKPGSIMPHQKVQAQVYILSKEEGGRHKPILTNYMPIMYSLTWDMTCRISLPSGKDMVMPGEDTPLNLTLRQPMVLEQGQRFTLRDGKQTIGTGLVTEILTFTNEDQCNWG; translated from the exons ATGGCGGCGCTTATGGGAGTCCGTGCGTGCTTCTCCG CCCTTCAGCTCTCGTCGCCAAGTCTCCTGCACAGCTCTTTCCGACTG TGTGCTGTCCCTCTGAGCCATCGGACCTTTGCTACAGTGGTTAAGAAGACGTTCTCCCGAGACAAGCCCCATGTGAATGTCGGAACGATTGGCCACGTAGATCACGGCAAGACCACACTGACTGCAGCCATTACAAAAG TGCTCGCTGACGCGGGTGGGGCTAATTACAAGAAGTATGAAGACATTGATAATGCCCCTGAAGAGAAGGCCAGAGGAATCACCATTAACGCCTCTCATGTGGAATATTCCACGGCCAACAGACATtacgcacacacagactgtcCTGGCCATGCAGACTATGTCAAG AATATGATTACAGGCACGGCTCAGATGGACGGCTGCATCCTGGTGGTGGCAGGCACAGATGGACAGATGCCTCAGACACGCGAACACCTCCTGCTGGCCAGGCAGATCGGTGTTGAGCACGTGGTGGTTTTCATCAACAAGGCTGACGTCGTGGAGGACAAGGAGATGCTGGAGCTGGTGGAGATCGAGATCCGCGAGCTGCTCACAGAGTTTGGCTACGATGGCGAGAATACGCCTGTTGTCATAGGCTCCGCCCTCTGTGCCTTGGAG AACAGAGAGCCCGAACTGGGTGTGAACGCAGTGATGAAACTTCTTGAGATTGTGGATTCTTACGTTCCTTTGCCCAAGAGAGAGCTGGACAAGCCTTTCCTTCTGCCCATTGAAGGGGTTTTCTCCATCCCAG GCAGGGGCACGGTGGTGAGTGGCACTTTGGAGAGAGGTCTCATCAAGAAAGGAGATGACTGTGAGTTTGTGGGTCACAATCGCTGTTTGAAGTCTGTTGTTACAg CTATTGAGATGTTCCACAAGTCTCTGGACCGGGCAGAGGGAGGAGATAACCTGGGCGCTCTGGTCCGAGGCCTGAAGAGAGAGGACGTGAGAAGGGGGATGGTGATGTGCAAACCAGGATCCATCATGCCTCACCAGAAAGTCCAAGCTCAG GTCTATATTCTGAGTAAGGAGGAGGGTGGAAGACACAAACCGATTCTCACCAACTACATGCCCATCATGTACTCCCTAACCTGGGACATGACCTGCCGAATCTCACTACCCTCTGGCAAG GACATGGTGATGCCAGGAGAGGACACGCCTTTGAACCTGACGCTCCGCCAGCCCATGGTTTTGGAGCAAGGACAGCGTTTCACTCTGAgagatggaaaacaaacaatcgGCACCGGTCTGGTCACAGAAATCCTGACTTTCACAAATGAAGACCAGTGCAACTGGGGCTGA
- the hspbp1 gene encoding hsp70-binding protein 1 isoform X1, whose amino-acid sequence MSRLLTLVGNVTLLCYRKRLHHLVLFTYTGANKPFHCANNDPVVNESTDAVSIMTEDRQNRRYPHNLQGVLQLAVEAGSAAEGPAPAQPMTEERKTWLREALADVCKGQMDEVEQMKQCLAVLRKEETGESEMDEEQEEDERELAFETLSELCENLDNARDLMTLGGLDLCVSQYLCHVQSGLRWRAAELIASCAQNMPQVQVHLLGIGVLPKLLQLTDSDPHPTVRIKALYAVSCLVREQEAGLKAFLSHDGFSVLMRGMQSESEKLRTKSAFLLLNLLTSHSEQKDTVISMGMVQQLVSVLRSPHSPFHEHVLGALCCLVENCPQGLTDCKNPALGLEELLRQRVKELQGKEESQEELDFCKRLRTKCFQGQQSDDNGMDR is encoded by the exons ATGTCTCGTTTGCTAACGCTCGTCGGAAACGTGACCTTGCTCTGCTATCGGAAGAGACTGCATCATCTTGTTCTGTTCACATATACGGGAGCAAACAAGCCGTTCCACTGCGCGAACAACGACCCGGTGGTCAATGAGTCAACAGATG CTGTATCCATCATGACAGAAGACAGGCAGAACAGGAGATATCCACACAACCTGCAGGGAGTCCTGCAGCTGGCGGTAGAGGCTGGATCAGCTGCAGAGGGACCTGCTCCTGCTCAACCCATGACAGAGGAG AGGAAGACATGGCTAAGAGAAGCTCTTGCAGATGTTTGCAAAGGGCAGATGGATGAAGTGGAGCAGATGAAGCAGTGCTTGGCAGTTCTGCGCAAAGAGGAAACGGGTGAAAGTGAGATGGACGAAGAGCAAGAAGAGGATGAGCGGGAACTGGCCTTTGAGACGCTGTCAGAGTTGTGCGAGAACCTGGACAATGCCAGAG ACCTGATGACCCTAGGAGGACTAGATTTGTGCGTCTCTCAGTATTTGTGTCATGTCCAGAGTGGACTGAGGTGGCGTGCTGCAGAGCTGATAGCTTCCTGTGCTCAGAACATGCCACAGGTGCAGGTCCACCTGCTTGGCATTGGGGTGCTACcaaagctgctgcagctgacagACTCAGACCCTCACCCCACCGtcagaataaaagccctttACGCTGTATCAT GTCTAGTCCGAGAACAGGAGGCAGGACTCAAGGCGTTCTTGTCTCATGATGGTTTCTCAGTGCTAATGCGAGGCATGCAGTCGGAGAGCGAGAAGCTCAGGACCAAGTCAGCTTTCCTTCTGCTCAACCTGCTGACATCACATTCTGAACAGAAAG ACACCGTCATCTCCATGGGTATGGTGCAGCAGCTGGTTTCTGTTCTCCGCTCGCCACATTCACCTTTTCATGAGCACGTACTTGGTGCCCTTTGTTG tCTGGTAGAGAATTGTCCACAGGGGCTTACAGACTGCAAGAATCCTGCTCTAGGTCTGGAGGAGCTGCTCAGACAGCGAGTCAAAGAGCTTCAAGGAAAGGAGGAAAGTCAG GAAGAACTGGACTTCTGCAAGCGATTGAGGACTAAGTGCTTTCAAGGGCAGCAGTCGGATGACAATGGGATGGATCGctga
- the hspbp1 gene encoding hsp70-binding protein 1 isoform X2 — translation MTEDRQNRRYPHNLQGVLQLAVEAGSAAEGPAPAQPMTEERKTWLREALADVCKGQMDEVEQMKQCLAVLRKEETGESEMDEEQEEDERELAFETLSELCENLDNARDLMTLGGLDLCVSQYLCHVQSGLRWRAAELIASCAQNMPQVQVHLLGIGVLPKLLQLTDSDPHPTVRIKALYAVSCLVREQEAGLKAFLSHDGFSVLMRGMQSESEKLRTKSAFLLLNLLTSHSEQKDTVISMGMVQQLVSVLRSPHSPFHEHVLGALCCLVENCPQGLTDCKNPALGLEELLRQRVKELQGKEESQEELDFCKRLRTKCFQGQQSDDNGMDR, via the exons ATGACAGAAGACAGGCAGAACAGGAGATATCCACACAACCTGCAGGGAGTCCTGCAGCTGGCGGTAGAGGCTGGATCAGCTGCAGAGGGACCTGCTCCTGCTCAACCCATGACAGAGGAG AGGAAGACATGGCTAAGAGAAGCTCTTGCAGATGTTTGCAAAGGGCAGATGGATGAAGTGGAGCAGATGAAGCAGTGCTTGGCAGTTCTGCGCAAAGAGGAAACGGGTGAAAGTGAGATGGACGAAGAGCAAGAAGAGGATGAGCGGGAACTGGCCTTTGAGACGCTGTCAGAGTTGTGCGAGAACCTGGACAATGCCAGAG ACCTGATGACCCTAGGAGGACTAGATTTGTGCGTCTCTCAGTATTTGTGTCATGTCCAGAGTGGACTGAGGTGGCGTGCTGCAGAGCTGATAGCTTCCTGTGCTCAGAACATGCCACAGGTGCAGGTCCACCTGCTTGGCATTGGGGTGCTACcaaagctgctgcagctgacagACTCAGACCCTCACCCCACCGtcagaataaaagccctttACGCTGTATCAT GTCTAGTCCGAGAACAGGAGGCAGGACTCAAGGCGTTCTTGTCTCATGATGGTTTCTCAGTGCTAATGCGAGGCATGCAGTCGGAGAGCGAGAAGCTCAGGACCAAGTCAGCTTTCCTTCTGCTCAACCTGCTGACATCACATTCTGAACAGAAAG ACACCGTCATCTCCATGGGTATGGTGCAGCAGCTGGTTTCTGTTCTCCGCTCGCCACATTCACCTTTTCATGAGCACGTACTTGGTGCCCTTTGTTG tCTGGTAGAGAATTGTCCACAGGGGCTTACAGACTGCAAGAATCCTGCTCTAGGTCTGGAGGAGCTGCTCAGACAGCGAGTCAAAGAGCTTCAAGGAAAGGAGGAAAGTCAG GAAGAACTGGACTTCTGCAAGCGATTGAGGACTAAGTGCTTTCAAGGGCAGCAGTCGGATGACAATGGGATGGATCGctga
- the tmem86b gene encoding lysoplasmalogenase, with product MDILETAAYDRRQKRNVNCVLLFSLLPFFLSTAVYFYLWTPDWPESIVSAGVKSAPTLLLAAVVLSWNGGQSVLGVGGGLVFSAVGDCCLVWPELFVHGMGAFAVAHLMYSITFLSSRYASKSSSSWKRVVYLIMFLAAGAFYFYIYPFLQKAPDADLIVPGVGVYTALICLMGVLALRTNHVATLLGSASFIVSDIALALQIFKVTPHLKHGNSIVMGTYYLAQLLITVGEVKAVGNKDEFDKWKRS from the exons ATGGACATCCTTGAGACAGCTGCATATGACAGGAGGCAGAAGAGAAACGTG AACTGCGTcctgctcttctccctcttgCCTTTCTTCTTGTCCACAGCTGTGTACTTCTACCTGTGGACTCCTGACTGGCCTGAGTCCATCGTGTCAGCAGGTGTCAAATCAGCACCAACCCTCCTGCTGGCTGCAGTAGTGCTGAGCTGGAATGGAGGTCAGAGTGTCCTGGGTGTAGGAGGAGGACTGGTTTTCTCCGCTGTTGGCGACTGCTGCTTGGTATGGCCTGAGCTTTTCGTACATG GGATGGGTGCTTTTGCTGTAGCTCACCTGATGTACTCGATCACCTTCCTCTCCAGCCGATATGCATCAAAGTCCTCTTCCTCCTGGAAACGTGTTGTGTATCTGATCATGTTTTTGGCAGCAGGAGCTTTCTATTTCTACATATACCCTTTCTTGCAGAAGGCTCCAGACGCAGATCTGATCGTTCCAGGTGTCGGGGTTTATACCGCCTTGATTTGTCTTATGGGTGTATTAGCTCTTCGAACCAACCACGTAGCAACACTGTTAGGAAGTGCGAGCTTCATAGTGTCTGACATTGCACTGGCTCTTCAGATTTTCAAGGTGACCCCACACCTAAAGCATGGCAACAGTATTGTAATGGGGACGTATTATTTGGCACAGCTACTTATCACTGTGGGTGAAGTCAAAGCAGTGGGCAACAAGGATGAGTTTGATAAATGGAAGAGGTCCTAA